A segment of the Nitrosopumilus sp. genome:
CCATAGAACCAACAGCAAAATCATCACCGTGATTGGAAATATCAAAACATTCAATGATATTCGGAATGACTGGAAGACGAAGAATTTCCTTTAGTTCTACCAACCCAGGATCGCCGCCTTTTGAATGAATCAGTTTGATGTTTTTTAAAATCAGATCAATGATATCTTTTTTCTTTCCCTTGCTAGGCGCCAATATCTGCACGGAAAATCCGGATTGTTCCGAAAACAAAGACTCCAGTAATTTTTTGTTCTCAGGCAGTTTGCTCACTAGAATAAATTTTGGAATTTTGTGCGTGGAATAGTATTGGTACAAAAAATTGGAAAAGGAGTTATCACCCACCAAATCAAAAAAAAACTTGTCGCTATCCCTTATCACTCCGTTAATCATTCTAAAATTCATAACTACTGCAGAATGTCCCTGAATGCCTACACCAAAATATTCCTCGTCAGAATTTTCAACGTATTCCATTTTTTGTTTTGTCTTAAGACTTCCAAGTCGGACCAAGGTGTCGCGAATGTCTTTTGCACGCTCAAATTGCTGTAATTTTGCAGCTTGATGCATTTCATCCTCTAACTTTTTTGTAAAAATCTTGGTTTGATTTTTACCTTTCAAAACATCTTGTAACGCTTCAACATGCTTTGGGTATTGTTCCTGTGCATTTTCAAATTCACAAGGCCCCTCACAGTTTCCCAGATGATATTCCAGGCAAACTTTTTTTGGAAGAGTTTTACAAATTCGTATTTGAAACGATTTTCTCAGTGTGCCAATTGTAAGTAACTTGGAGCTTCCCTGAGTAAAAGGTCCAAAAACTTTACCTTTACCTAAAAATTTTCCATCCCTTGTTCTTCTTGAAACCAATAGTCGAGGATACTTTTCATCAGAAATTCTCAGATACGTGTATCTTTGCTGATCCTTTAATTCAATGTTAAATCGTGGACGATATTTTTTGATCATGTTTGATTCTAAAAGAAAAGCCTCACTTTCATTGTCAGTTAAGACAAATTCAATGTCCGAAATGTTTTCTACCAGTTTTTGGGTCTTGTAATTTTGATTTTTGTTGAAATATGACCTTACACGATTTTTTAGATTCTTTGCCTTGCCAATATAGATGATTTTTCCGTCAAGATCTTTCATCAAATAAATTCCAGGATCAGTAGGAATTGAAATTTTAGAAATATTAAAAGTCATTTTTTCATTAATTTCTTCAAATATTTTCCGGTATAACTTCCAGGAGCCCTTGCAACCTCAGCAGGCGTTCCAATGGCAACAATTTGGCCACCCTCATCACCGCCCTCAGGTCCAAGATCAATTAGCCAGTCTGAATTTTTAATCACATCCATGTTATGTTCAATTACCACCACAGTATTTCCCAGATTTACCAAACGATTAAGAACTTCAAGCAGTTTCTGAACATCTGCAAAATGCAAGCCCGTCGTGGGCTCATCTAGAATGTAAAGGGTCTTTCCGGTTCCACGCTTGGACAGTTCGGATGCAAGCTTTACCCTTTGAGCCTCACCGCCAGACAGTGTGGTTGATGATTGTCCCAACTTGATGTAACCCAGTCCAACGTCATAGACTGTCTGTAATTTTCGCTTAATTGAAGGAATATTCTCAAAAAAGTTTAACGCCTCATAAACAGTCATTCCCAAAATATCGGAAATGTTTTTCCCCTTGTACAGCACGGACAAAGTTTCAGTGTTGTATCTTTTTCCTTTGCATTCGTCACATTTGACATATACATCAGATAGAAACTGCATCTCAATTTGCTTAACTCCGTCGCCATCACATGCAAAACATCTGCCATTGGCGACATTAAACGAAAACTGTCCCGGAGCATATCCCCTCTCTTTAGATAATGCAGTGTTTGCATACAATTCTCTAATCGGAGTAAAGGCGCCAATGTAAGTGGCAGGATTTGAACGTGGAGTTCTACCAATGGGTGATTGATCAATTGCAATGACTTTGTCAATGTTTTCTAAACCGGTGACATCATTGTGACTTCCAGGTCTAATGTTTGACTTGTAAAAGTGATTTTCCAAAGATTGAAGTAAAATGTCATTGATAAGAGTAGACTTTCCAGAACCAGAAACCCCAGTAACGGATACAAAAAGACCCAATGGAATTTCAACATCGATATCTTTTAGGTTGTTTTCAGATGCTTTTGTTATAACCAGTGAACCAGAACGGTTACGTATTTTATCTTTCAAAGTGATCAATGAATGATCCTTTAGATAATTACCAGTTACAGACTTGTTTCTTTTAAGAATTTGATTCACAGTTCCTTCAAAAACCACATTTCCACCATGCACTCCAGCACCAGGACCCAAGTCTATCATCCAGTCTGAATTTCGTATAACTTCTTCATCATGCTCTACAACTATGACCGTATTTCCCAGATTTCGCAGCTTGTTTAGCGTTTTAATTAGTCTGGTATTATCGCGTTGATGTAATCCAATGGTGGGCTCATCAAGCACATACAGAACCCCAGTCAAATTAGAGCCAATCTGAGTCGCCAATCTAATTCTTTGCGATTCGCCGCCAGACAGTGTGGAACTTAGCCTGTTTAACGTAAGATAATTCAATCCAACGTTCATTAAAAATTCAAGACGTTCTTTAATCTCTTTTAAAATATCTTTTGCAATGTACTGTTCATTTTCGGTCAATTTCAACGTGGAGAAAAAATCATAGCAATGATCAATTGACAGATCACATACGTCCATTATTCCCTTTTCGTTAATTTTTACCGCAAGAGATTCGGGTTTTAATTTTTTACCGTTGCACGTATTGCAAGGAGTGTCTCTCATGAATTGCTTTAACCAATCCCTCTTGGATTCCGAATCAGTTTCCATAAAGGTTCTTTGCAGGTTCACCAAAACTCCTTCAAACACATTAGTTGATTTCCAAGAAGAGTCTCCAGATTTTGATCTATATTCAAAATCAATTAGATCGTCTGTTCCATGCAAAATGATTTGAAGATGTTTTGAGTCTATTTTATCAAAAGGCGTCATCAAATCAAAACCAAACTTTTTTCCAACTGCCCTTAATGCCTGACGTCTAAATGCAGAAAATCTCCCACTCCAGGGAACAATTGCCCCATCCAAAATAGATTTTGTTTTATCAGGCACTACTAAATCAGCATCAAACTCCATCTTTACACCCAAACCATTGCAGGTTTTACACAGACCAAATGGGGAGTTAAATGAAAAAGATCTTGGCTCCAATTCTCCCACTGTCAGTCCGCAATAAGGGCAGGAGTTGTTTTGTGAGAAAATCTTTTCCACATCGTCAGTTGCAATCACCACATCACCCTTTGACGCTTTGATTGCAGTTTGAATTGCCTCAAAGAGTCGAGATCTTTCGGATTTTTCAGTAGTAATTCGATCCACCACAATCTCGATATTGTGCCATTTTTGCCTGTCCAGAGGAGGAATTTCATTATCCAGGCTCAGGATCTCCCCATTTAGACGAATTCTAGAGTAGCCATCCTTTTTGATTTGCTCAAATAATTTTTCATATGTGCCTTTTTTTCTCTGAACGATCGGAGCTAAGATTAGAATTTTTTTTCCTGAAAAATCCTTGAGTGCAGAATCACAAATTCTCCCTACAGACTGCGTTGAAACCTTGCGACCACAATTTGTACAGTAAGGAATTCCGATTCGGGCAAATAATAATCTCATATAGTCATAAATTTCAGTTGTAGTTCCAACAGTGGAGCGGGGGTTCTTGCTGGTGGTTTTTTGCTGAATGGCGATTGCAGGTGAAAGGCCCTCAATGGAATCAACATCTGGCTTGTCCATCATTTCTAAAAATTGACGGGCGTACGATGAGAGTGATTCAACGTACCTTCTCTGGCCCTCAGCATAGATTGTATCAAAAGCCAATGTTGACTTTCCAGATCCGGACAATCCGCTAATTACGACTAGCTTGTTTTTTGGAATGTCAATATCAAGATTTTTCAGATTATGATGTCTTGCACCGCGAATCTTTAGCTTATTTTCTACCATTTTTAAATTCAATCTCCTTTTCTATCCGTTTTATTTTATCTCTGCACTCTATTGCACGCTCGAAATCCAACTCTTCAGAATACTTTTTCATTTGTGCGTCCAAATCAATTATGTCAGTCCTAAGATCATGTGTTGATTTTAATTTTGAATCGTCTAAAGCAATCTCTTGTTGCGGAACTGATTTTATAATGGTTCTAGGGATAATTCCATTCTCTTTGTTGTATTGAATTTGTTTTTCTCTACGACGTTTAGTTTCATTTATAGTATTTTTCATCGACTTGGTAGTCTGATCAGCATACATAATCACAGTTCCATTCACATTTCTTGCAGCACGGCCACATGTTTGAATCAAGCTGGTAAAGTTTCTCAAAAACCCTTCCTTGTCAGCATCCAAGATTGCAACTAAGGAAACCTCAGGAATATCCAGACCCTCCCTGAGAAAATTAATGCCAACCAAAACATCAAATTCGCCAAGACGTAGCTGCCTAATTATCTCAGTTCTTTGCAATCCTTCAATTTCTGAATGCATGTATCGTACTCTGACTTGCTTTTTCGAGAGGTATTCGGCCAAATCTTCAGCCATTCGTTTGGTCAAAGTAGTGACCAAGACACGCTCAGAATTGGCAGATCTTTTGTGGATTTCACCAATTAGATCATCCATCTGATCTTTGGTAGGCCTGATCTCAATTTGAGGATCAAGCAATCCAGTAGGTCTGACCAGCTGTTCAACAATTTTTGAGGATATTTTTTTCTCATATTCAGAAGGAGTCGCTGAAACAAAGACAGTGTTTCGGATATACCCTTCAAACTCTTCGAATTTTAATGGCCTGTTATCGTATGCACTGGGTAGCCGAAATCCGTATGTGACAAGCTTGTCTTTTCTAGAATAGTCTCCCTTGTACATCCCATGTAATTGGGGCAACGTGACATGCGATTCGTCAATTACCAATAGATAGTCATCGCCAAAAAAATCCATCAGGCAAAATGCTTTATCTCCTGCCTTTCTGCCATCAAAATGTCTGGAATAATTTTCAATTCCAGAACAGTAACCAAGCTCCTCAATCATTTCTAAATCATAGTTTGTCCTCATTTCAAGTCGCTGTTTTTCAAGCTCATTGAGCTTTGGCAAGTGGTTTTTTAGTTCGGCTCTGATTGACGTTACGGCTTTCTTGCTAACATCTTTTGCAATGAGATAGTGTTTTGCAGGAAAAACTACCATTTGTGAAATTTGTTTTTTCTCTTTTAATGATACGTGATCAAGCAGGGCAATTTTTTCAATTTCATCTCCAAACATAGAGATTCTAACTATGTCTTCAGAGTATGCAGGAGTGATATCAATCGTATCTCCTTTTACTCTAAAATTCCCAGGTGCGACTTCAGTATCGTTTCGCTCATATCTTGCGTCAATCAACTTTCGAATTATTTCATCCCGCTTGATCTCCTCTCCGACACCAACAGGGATTGCCGAATCTTTCCAGTCTTGAGGATTTCCAAGCGAATAGATGCACGATACGGTGGATACGATGATAGTGGGTTCGCCAGAAAGGAGCATTGCAGTCGCCTCCAGCCTTAATTTTTCAATTTTTTCATTAATTTGAGTGTCTTTTTCAATATACGTATCTGTCTGAGGAAGATAGCTTTCAGGTTGATAATAATCATAGTATGATACAAAGTATCCAACGTTATTTTTTGGGAAGAATTGTTTTAGTTCCGAATAGAGTTGAGCCGCAAGAGTTTTGTTATGTGAAATTACAAGGGTGTTCTTTCCAGTTCTTGCAATGACGTTTGCCACGGAGAATGTCTTGCCGCTTCCAGTGACTCCAAGCAACGTTTGGACTGAGCCCTTCTTCACACCTTCAATCAAAGCATCAATAGCTTTGGGTTGATCACCAGTCGGGACGTAATCAGAAGCCAATTCAAATTTAGATATCTGTTCCAACAAACACAATCTTTGAAAACTGAACTTATAGCTAACGTTTGCAGCATAGAGACCAAGAGTCAAGATAATTTCAAATAAGTAGAATTTTTTGAAATGCAGAGTTTTTTACAAAAATGAACAATGAATCCAACACATAGAGAAACAATTTACAGTCTAAAACTTGAAAAACCCAAAAACAAGTAACTGGTAAAATGCAATGCTAAACCCAGTTCACCATACAGGTTCATCCACCATTTTTAGCCCGTCATCAGTTACCTCAAAACCCATAATCTTCAAAGTTTGCAATGCGGTAGGAGAATCTTTCTCTAGGATTTTTTGTGCAAGACTCATCCGACTTTCAGACTTCATATGCTGTCCGATCTTATACTTCCCGTGAAGTGTATGAGGGGTAATTTTGATGACACTGACAGCATCCAAAACTCGCATATCAGATCGAATTGGATCATACCTTCCCTCTGGCTGATATTTTTTCATCAGTCCGTTCAGAGCAAGTGTCTTTTCTTCCCTGTCAGATACAAAAAATGCCATTCCTTTGATTACGACACTGATGTACAGCGTATCAGCCAGAGACGCATTAGTCGGATGTTCAAAATATGAGGGTAAAAATTCCAATTCCCTGTCAGCTTCAAAACCAACCATGTTATTTCGAGAAATGTTATCCAATTTTTCTCCCTTTACGTGAGAGTGCATGTAGATTGCATCGTTTAGAAGTACAAAATTCATCGAGATTATTTGAGGAAAGCCGTTTTCATCAATACTAGATATACGTCCAACATGCTCCTCGTTGAGAAACTCTTTTACTTTTTCGTATGATCTAATCTGAAGAACGCCAGTAAGCTGCACAATATACTTCATAAAAATAATGTTATAAACCAAGATCATAGAAATCCCTAAAATACGGGACAAATAAAAAATCTCGTGGATGACCCTTATCTTAACGAACTAAAGTATGACTTTGATGCGTATTCAAGCCAATTAAAAAAATTGAAGGTGAAAATGCTAAAGACAAATTCAGTCGAAGAGCAGTCAAAAATAATCAAGCAGATTGATTCCATAGCAAACAAAATGGAAAACAATCAAAGACAGTCAGCAAAGGTGACAAAGTCCAGGATGAAAGAAAAAAAATCAAAATCAAAGAGACGTGATTAATCTTCGTCGCCATCCAATTCCTTGGCCATTGATTTGATTTCCAAAATTCTGCACTCAAGTTCTGTGCATTCAGTTTTTGGTTCTGCAGTCATATGAGAACATTACAAAATCAATCAAAAAGAAACTATGTTCTAAAACTTGACTCTCATCATCCAAATTATTCATAATGTAAATTGCTAAATTCAGGAAAAACTCCACATAAGCAAATGGTTGAAATCGACGAAGAGCGAGAAGATGCAACAAGAATCACATTGAAATTATTAGAAGAGTGGGGATCAGAATCAAGGTTCATCTGGTTTAGAGAACTGCACAGAATTACAGACATAGACAAGGGGATACTGCGAAACATTCTCAATGATTTAAAAAAATCCAAGGAGGTAAAGGAGATGCATGGGACAAACAACAGAATATTTTTTTGCCTCAGGAAATACTATATCAAATGCAGGGACGTAGAATTTAGATTCAAGGGAAAGGCAATCATGCTAAAAGACGGAAGCAAGACAAAGATCATTCAGGGTTCGACAAATGCTACAGAGCGAACCAGAAAAAGATTGGAAAAGCAAAAGAACAAACGCAAAGCAAAGTCATTTACAAAAGGCAAGAGGCCTCATAAATCATAAAGAATTTTCAGATTGCCGTCGTGTAAAATTCAACTCCGCCCTTTTCAGTTTTGCAGATTCAGACACATCCTCAGTCATGTCATACAGGTTATGAAGATTCATGTCAGGAGTTAACTCGTCCTCCTTTTCATTATCCAGATCAAATTCAATGCCGGATAAGACATCCATATTCTCATCCAACATGGCAAGACACTTTTCTATTTCTTTTGGAAGATCATCATCCATGAAATACCCTAACAACTAGTAAAGTAAATCATTTTCCCTGTAAAATGGGAATAAAACGACTATTTTTTGGCCTTTTCTCGGAGTGCAGGCATTACATGGCTTGCAAACTTGTCAATGGAGCCAAAGTAGTTCTTACCCCAGAATCTAATTACAAAGTGATTAACACCGGCATCCATGAATCGCTCAAAGGTTGGAATCATGTCTTCAGGAGTACCAACTGCGGTAGATGAACGTGCCACTGCATCAGGTATTTTTGTTGCAGCTTCTCGCATCTTTACAATCCAACTTTGATCAGACATTGAATATTCTGTAAAGTACTTGACAAAATCAAATCCTTCAATTTCTTTTAATCCGTGCACTCTCAAGATTTCAGGCTTGAACAAGCTAACTTTTACGGCTTCCTTCATTCGTGCCCATGATGCTTCTGCATCTTCAGAAAAGTACACATCAATATCAAGTGCATATTGGAAGTTGTCCTTATCTTCCTGAGTCCTGTTGTTCTCATCCATTGAAACTTTGATTTGTGCGGCATGATCTTCAAAGAGTTCAGGAGTATATCCAATTGGCAACCATCCGTCACCGAGTTTTCCAGTTAACGCAAGTGTACGTTTACCACCTGATGCCATGTAGGTAGGTGGATGTGGTTTTCTAATAGGAGGTGCCTGCAGACATGCGCCCTTAAGCTGATAGTATTTTCCTTCATAGTCCACAGTATTGTCAGGAGTTGATTCGTATAGCTTGTGAATCGTTTCAATTTGTTCAGCCCATTTTGATACGGGCTTTTCAAACGGAATACAAAATTCCTTCAGGTTTTGAGCCTCACCTGCACCAATTCCCAAAATGGCTCTGCCTTTTGAGACCCTGTCAAGAGTTATTGCAGCTAGTGCAATGTTTGAAGGATGTCTTCTGATTGCATCAGTAACGCACGTTCCCAATTCAACATTATTTGTAACTGCAGCAATTGCAGATAGCATAACCCAAGGATCCAAAACAGTGGCATTTTTCCACTGTGGTACATTGGTGTGGTCCATATAGAAAATAGAATCATATCCAGTTTTGTCGGCAAGCATGCAAGCCGTCAAAATTTGATCTTCTGTGTATCCGGCTCTTGCAACATTTAGTCCGTTTTGAATACCGAATTTTATTTTTTTATCAGTCATATGGATTACCTCTAGAGTATTAGAATAAAAAGTTTAGCCAAGCTGCCAATTTCGCAGTTTGTAAAGAAAATAGAAAAAAGAGTAAAAAATATTGAATTTTTTACAGATTACCTGATTTGATATCTTCAAGACACTTTACGACATCGTCTTTTGATATTGGAATCGGATTTGGATCCAAATGTCCCCTATCAGTCATTACGGTGTCTGCAGCTTCTGAAACATCAGCCTTGAGTTCTAACTTGTCAAAGCCAAGTTTTGCCATAGCCTCTTTGAACCTATCATAGAAGATTGAATTGTTATGCTTGTGTGCTACCGTAGTGCAAGAAGACAATGAATATCCATGGGGTATCCCCTCATTTGAGAATACGTAGGACAATGCATGTCCAAGCGTAGTAGAGCAATTTCCAAATCCCAATCCAGACAACATTGATCCGTAAGGATAGTTTTCTGGTTTGTCATTCATAATTGCATCATACAGAATGTCAAATGCTTGCTTACATAGAGTTCGAGTCAAGTCGTTACCCAGTTTGCTATCATAGCCCTCGGTAGCTTGAGCACATGCGTCACAGACAGAACTGTTTAAGACTTGTTGCGGAGTTCCATCCATAAAATATGAATCGACTACGGCCATGTCAGCTAAAAATCTGTCTTCGCGTAACAATTTCTTTTTACCATCAAATTTCAAAACACAATAAGTGGTCATTTCAGCTCCAGTTCCAAACGTTGTTGGAATCAGGATTTTTTCTTTTTTCAGTTCAGGTGCAGCATATTTTACCACATCCATTGAACTTCCACCGCCAAGTCCAATAAAGACAGAGGGGTTTTTGTCTTTGTACAGTGAAATGACTTTATTGACATCGTCAATTGATGGTTCAGGTTTTACTTGGTCATACAACATGTAATCCTGAATGCCCATTTTTCCCAACCATTTGTCAG
Coding sequences within it:
- a CDS encoding pyridoxamine 5'-phosphate oxidase family protein encodes the protein MILVYNIIFMKYIVQLTGVLQIRSYEKVKEFLNEEHVGRISSIDENGFPQIISMNFVLLNDAIYMHSHVKGEKLDNISRNNMVGFEADRELEFLPSYFEHPTNASLADTLYISVVIKGMAFFVSDREEKTLALNGLMKKYQPEGRYDPIRSDMRVLDAVSVIKITPHTLHGKYKIGQHMKSESRMSLAQKILEKDSPTALQTLKIMGFEVTDDGLKMVDEPVW
- a CDS encoding iron-containing alcohol dehydrogenase, with protein sequence MHTVRTPKVIKFGENALGETEYPKNALVVTTVPPALSDKWLGKMGIQDYMLYDQVKPEPSIDDVNKVISLYKDKNPSVFIGLGGGSSMDVVKYAAPELKKEKILIPTTFGTGAEMTTYCVLKFDGKKKLLREDRFLADMAVVDSYFMDGTPQQVLNSSVCDACAQATEGYDSKLGNDLTRTLCKQAFDILYDAIMNDKPENYPYGSMLSGLGFGNCSTTLGHALSYVFSNEGIPHGYSLSSCTTVAHKHNNSIFYDRFKEAMAKLGFDKLELKADVSEAADTVMTDRGHLDPNPIPISKDDVVKCLEDIKSGNL
- a CDS encoding excinuclease ABC subunit C; translated protein: MTFNISKISIPTDPGIYLMKDLDGKIIYIGKAKNLKNRVRSYFNKNQNYKTQKLVENISDIEFVLTDNESEAFLLESNMIKKYRPRFNIELKDQQRYTYLRISDEKYPRLLVSRRTRDGKFLGKGKVFGPFTQGSSKLLTIGTLRKSFQIRICKTLPKKVCLEYHLGNCEGPCEFENAQEQYPKHVEALQDVLKGKNQTKIFTKKLEDEMHQAAKLQQFERAKDIRDTLVRLGSLKTKQKMEYVENSDEEYFGVGIQGHSAVVMNFRMINGVIRDSDKFFFDLVGDNSFSNFLYQYYSTHKIPKFILVSKLPENKKLLESLFSEQSGFSVQILAPSKGKKKDIIDLILKNIKLIHSKGGDPGLVELKEILRLPVIPNIIECFDISNHGDDFAVGSMARFVGGIPNKSGYRKFKIKTVSGRDDFAMIGEIIKRRYYRLLEEDSELPDLIVIDGGKGQLSAAMKSLTSLGLKLPCVSLAKENEEVYVPKSKNPILIPKYKPSLKILQYARDETHRFGVAYNRTIRKNQIK
- the uvrA gene encoding excinuclease ABC subunit UvrA, with protein sequence MVENKLKIRGARHHNLKNLDIDIPKNKLVVISGLSGSGKSTLAFDTIYAEGQRRYVESLSSYARQFLEMMDKPDVDSIEGLSPAIAIQQKTTSKNPRSTVGTTTEIYDYMRLLFARIGIPYCTNCGRKVSTQSVGRICDSALKDFSGKKILILAPIVQRKKGTYEKLFEQIKKDGYSRIRLNGEILSLDNEIPPLDRQKWHNIEIVVDRITTEKSERSRLFEAIQTAIKASKGDVVIATDDVEKIFSQNNSCPYCGLTVGELEPRSFSFNSPFGLCKTCNGLGVKMEFDADLVVPDKTKSILDGAIVPWSGRFSAFRRQALRAVGKKFGFDLMTPFDKIDSKHLQIILHGTDDLIDFEYRSKSGDSSWKSTNVFEGVLVNLQRTFMETDSESKRDWLKQFMRDTPCNTCNGKKLKPESLAVKINEKGIMDVCDLSIDHCYDFFSTLKLTENEQYIAKDILKEIKERLEFLMNVGLNYLTLNRLSSTLSGGESQRIRLATQIGSNLTGVLYVLDEPTIGLHQRDNTRLIKTLNKLRNLGNTVIVVEHDEEVIRNSDWMIDLGPGAGVHGGNVVFEGTVNQILKRNKSVTGNYLKDHSLITLKDKIRNRSGSLVITKASENNLKDIDVEIPLGLFVSVTGVSGSGKSTLINDILLQSLENHFYKSNIRPGSHNDVTGLENIDKVIAIDQSPIGRTPRSNPATYIGAFTPIRELYANTALSKERGYAPGQFSFNVANGRCFACDGDGVKQIEMQFLSDVYVKCDECKGKRYNTETLSVLYKGKNISDILGMTVYEALNFFENIPSIKRKLQTVYDVGLGYIKLGQSSTTLSGGEAQRVKLASELSKRGTGKTLYILDEPTTGLHFADVQKLLEVLNRLVNLGNTVVVIEHNMDVIKNSDWLIDLGPEGGDEGGQIVAIGTPAEVARAPGSYTGKYLKKLMKK
- a CDS encoding LLM class flavin-dependent oxidoreductase → MHMTDKKIKFGIQNGLNVARAGYTEDQILTACMLADKTGYDSIFYMDHTNVPQWKNATVLDPWVMLSAIAAVTNNVELGTCVTDAIRRHPSNIALAAITLDRVSKGRAILGIGAGEAQNLKEFCIPFEKPVSKWAEQIETIHKLYESTPDNTVDYEGKYYQLKGACLQAPPIRKPHPPTYMASGGKRTLALTGKLGDGWLPIGYTPELFEDHAAQIKVSMDENNRTQEDKDNFQYALDIDVYFSEDAEASWARMKEAVKVSLFKPEILRVHGLKEIEGFDFVKYFTEYSMSDQSWIVKMREAATKIPDAVARSSTAVGTPEDMIPTFERFMDAGVNHFVIRFWGKNYFGSIDKFASHVMPALREKAKK
- the uvrB gene encoding excinuclease ABC subunit UvrB, whose product is MEQISKFELASDYVPTGDQPKAIDALIEGVKKGSVQTLLGVTGSGKTFSVANVIARTGKNTLVISHNKTLAAQLYSELKQFFPKNNVGYFVSYYDYYQPESYLPQTDTYIEKDTQINEKIEKLRLEATAMLLSGEPTIIVSTVSCIYSLGNPQDWKDSAIPVGVGEEIKRDEIIRKLIDARYERNDTEVAPGNFRVKGDTIDITPAYSEDIVRISMFGDEIEKIALLDHVSLKEKKQISQMVVFPAKHYLIAKDVSKKAVTSIRAELKNHLPKLNELEKQRLEMRTNYDLEMIEELGYCSGIENYSRHFDGRKAGDKAFCLMDFFGDDYLLVIDESHVTLPQLHGMYKGDYSRKDKLVTYGFRLPSAYDNRPLKFEEFEGYIRNTVFVSATPSEYEKKISSKIVEQLVRPTGLLDPQIEIRPTKDQMDDLIGEIHKRSANSERVLVTTLTKRMAEDLAEYLSKKQVRVRYMHSEIEGLQRTEIIRQLRLGEFDVLVGINFLREGLDIPEVSLVAILDADKEGFLRNFTSLIQTCGRAARNVNGTVIMYADQTTKSMKNTINETKRRREKQIQYNKENGIIPRTIIKSVPQQEIALDDSKLKSTHDLRTDIIDLDAQMKKYSEELDFERAIECRDKIKRIEKEIEFKNGRK